Proteins from a single region of Oceanispirochaeta sp.:
- the frr gene encoding ribosome recycling factor — protein sequence MDTIKKIAEEKMKKTVKALKEDFNTIRTGRASANLFDKLHVDYYGTPTPLNQVANISIPEARLIVIQPFDKNALSGIEKAILTSELSLNPNNDGKVIRINIPPLTEERRKDLVKQSKNVGENSRVSIRNIRRDVNELIKKGDFTEDEQKKGMDDIQKLTDQYIKDIGIIIDEKEKEIMEI from the coding sequence ATGGATACTATAAAAAAAATTGCAGAAGAAAAAATGAAAAAAACTGTCAAGGCGTTGAAAGAAGATTTCAATACGATCAGAACAGGAAGAGCCTCAGCAAACCTCTTTGACAAACTTCACGTCGATTATTATGGAACACCTACACCTTTGAATCAGGTGGCTAATATTTCAATTCCCGAAGCCAGACTGATTGTAATTCAACCCTTTGATAAAAATGCACTGAGTGGAATTGAAAAAGCTATACTGACATCCGAATTATCTCTGAATCCAAACAATGATGGAAAGGTCATTCGCATTAATATTCCACCTCTCACAGAAGAAAGGCGCAAAGATCTGGTAAAACAGTCCAAAAATGTGGGTGAAAACAGCCGCGTTTCCATCCGCAACATCCGTCGTGATGTGAATGAGCTCATCAAGAAAGGTGACTTCACAGAAGATGAACAAAAGAAAGGAATGGATGACATTCAGAAACTGACTGATCAGTACATTAAGGATATCGGAATCATTATTGATGAAAAAGAAAAAGAAATAATGGAAATTTAA
- the dinB gene encoding DNA polymerase IV codes for MRKIIHVDMDAFYASVEQRDNPALRGKPVVVGGPPNSRGVVSTCSYEARVYGIHSAMPSTQAYKLCPQAIFVTHHNFSKYKEASDIIRSIFFSYTDLVEPLSLDEAYLDVTENKMNNPSATRIAQEILKRIFDETHLTASAGVSYNKFIAKIASDIHKPKGMTVIRPEEAEVFLEKLPIGKFWGIGKKTEARMKQLGIEWGSDLKKLEMYELLDLFGKSGSYYYNAVRGIDDRRVEPEHTRKSLGRENTFSSDLTDSHEIMAELEQIGARIEEDLRNQNVQARQLTLKVKYHDFRLCTRSVQSPTILRNKEDILSLVPDLLNKTEAGAIPVRLLGLSLGKLQGDLYKEPQAQMELNLFASENP; via the coding sequence ATGAGAAAAATCATTCATGTTGATATGGATGCATTCTACGCATCGGTTGAACAAAGAGACAATCCGGCCTTAAGAGGAAAACCGGTTGTGGTGGGTGGACCTCCTAACAGCAGGGGTGTTGTATCCACCTGTTCCTATGAGGCCAGAGTCTACGGGATTCATTCAGCCATGCCCTCTACCCAGGCCTATAAGCTCTGTCCCCAGGCCATCTTTGTGACACATCATAATTTCAGCAAATACAAGGAAGCCTCAGACATTATCCGGAGTATTTTTTTCTCCTACACCGATCTGGTGGAGCCATTGAGTCTGGATGAAGCCTATCTTGATGTTACAGAAAACAAGATGAACAATCCTTCGGCGACCAGAATAGCTCAGGAAATTCTGAAAAGGATCTTTGATGAAACTCATCTCACCGCCTCTGCTGGGGTCTCTTATAACAAATTCATTGCCAAAATTGCCTCTGACATTCATAAACCCAAGGGCATGACAGTGATCAGGCCCGAAGAAGCAGAAGTTTTTCTGGAAAAATTGCCCATTGGCAAATTTTGGGGGATTGGAAAAAAAACAGAAGCACGGATGAAACAGCTGGGGATTGAGTGGGGCTCGGATCTGAAAAAGCTGGAAATGTATGAGCTTCTGGATTTGTTCGGTAAATCAGGCAGCTATTATTATAATGCAGTAAGGGGCATTGATGATCGCAGGGTTGAACCGGAACATACAAGAAAGTCACTGGGAAGGGAAAATACATTTTCTTCTGATCTGACGGACAGCCATGAGATTATGGCAGAACTGGAACAAATCGGCGCACGCATTGAAGAGGACCTGAGAAACCAGAATGTCCAGGCCAGACAATTGACACTGAAAGTAAAATACCATGATTTCAGACTCTGCACCCGCTCTGTACAAAGCCCGACCATCTTGAGGAACAAGGAGGATATTCTCAGCCTTGTCCCGGATCTGTTAAATAAAACGGAGGCTGGAGCCATTCCAGTCAGACTCCTGGGATTATCTCTTGGAAAACTTCAGGGTGATTTATACAAAGAACCCCAGGCTCAGATGGAATTAAATCTTTTTGCCTCAGAAAATCCATAA
- the tsf gene encoding translation elongation factor Ts, translated as MAVSPADVKKLRDKTLAGMLDCKNALVEADGNFAAAEKILKEKGLASADKRSGRSTNSGAVFTAVVGDTAAAIELSCETDFVAKNAVFTSAGSKIAAVVAEKKYTEVNSEVEILVKEVISILKENMSVKRIASLKVSESDTVVDYLHNNGQIGVMVKLSCDSAETAGKDEVKALGMDLALHAAAFNPSYLNRDKVDANYISEQESIFKVQAANLDKPEKVVAGIVKGKLNKHLSQICFVDQSFVKNDKLSVSQAVAEVAKAVGGKVELTDYIYMLVGEEEE; from the coding sequence GTGGCAGTATCACCAGCTGACGTTAAAAAACTTAGAGACAAAACTCTGGCAGGAATGCTGGATTGTAAAAATGCACTTGTTGAGGCGGATGGAAATTTTGCAGCTGCCGAAAAGATTCTGAAAGAAAAGGGTCTGGCAAGTGCTGATAAAAGAAGTGGACGGTCAACAAATTCGGGTGCCGTATTCACAGCCGTTGTCGGCGACACAGCAGCCGCAATAGAGCTGAGCTGTGAAACAGATTTTGTAGCCAAGAATGCTGTATTCACCAGTGCAGGTTCAAAAATTGCAGCTGTTGTTGCTGAAAAGAAATATACAGAAGTAAACAGCGAAGTGGAGATTCTTGTTAAAGAAGTCATCTCCATCCTTAAAGAAAATATGTCTGTCAAAAGAATTGCTTCCCTGAAAGTTTCCGAATCGGATACAGTTGTGGATTATCTTCACAACAACGGACAGATCGGTGTTATGGTAAAACTTAGCTGTGACAGTGCCGAAACCGCTGGTAAAGACGAAGTAAAGGCACTGGGAATGGATCTTGCTCTGCACGCAGCGGCTTTTAATCCCTCCTACCTGAACCGTGACAAAGTGGATGCCAACTATATTTCCGAACAGGAAAGTATTTTCAAGGTACAGGCTGCCAATCTTGATAAACCTGAAAAGGTTGTTGCCGGCATAGTGAAAGGAAAACTTAACAAACATCTTTCTCAGATTTGTTTTGTTGATCAGTCCTTTGTCAAGAATGACAAACTGTCTGTTTCCCAGGCAGTGGCCGAAGTAGCCAAGGCTGTGGGTGGAAAAGTTGAACTGACTGACTACATCTATATGTTGGTTGGCGAAGAAGAAGAATAA
- a CDS encoding helix-turn-helix transcriptional regulator — MDSLYDSLYKMEIRKGEEEACRIRFLILGILMTGFFLYLQYGALLVSGCLFISNYFYLRRIVKEKKVLSPYILIFLEILLIGGTSLILKESDFQILLVCLYLIILYSASLRLRDSLILFSGILIILIMNLGFFLSLYKIRNNLNPHIMEWPGFKTQILLTLSVLLFSLAVLSRPHLIKRILSNQQLFFDRISSENYSLVESLDSFCTDYGLSERESEVLGILIRGKTYRMIAGELFISLDTVKSHIKSIYRKTAVRGKSELIIKLRNTALVRR, encoded by the coding sequence ATGGATTCACTGTATGATTCACTCTACAAAATGGAGATAAGGAAGGGAGAAGAGGAAGCCTGCCGCATCAGATTCCTCATTCTGGGAATATTGATGACAGGCTTCTTTCTTTATCTTCAATATGGAGCGCTCCTTGTTTCCGGATGTCTTTTTATTTCCAACTATTTTTACCTGAGAAGAATCGTAAAAGAAAAAAAAGTACTTTCCCCCTATATTCTTATATTTTTGGAGATCTTACTGATTGGGGGAACGTCTTTGATTTTAAAAGAATCAGATTTCCAAATTCTCCTTGTCTGCCTCTACCTTATCATTCTATATTCCGCATCTCTGCGTCTCAGGGATAGTCTCATCCTCTTCTCCGGAATTCTCATCATTCTGATCATGAATCTGGGATTCTTTCTTTCCCTCTATAAGATACGAAACAATCTGAATCCTCATATTATGGAGTGGCCGGGTTTCAAGACTCAGATACTATTAACACTCTCTGTTCTTCTTTTTTCATTAGCCGTATTAAGCAGGCCTCATCTCATTAAGAGGATACTCTCGAATCAACAGCTCTTTTTTGACAGGATCAGCAGTGAAAATTATTCACTGGTGGAATCCCTTGATTCTTTCTGCACCGATTATGGTTTAAGCGAGAGAGAATCCGAGGTCCTGGGAATTCTTATAAGAGGAAAAACATACAGAATGATCGCCGGAGAGCTCTTTATTTCTCTGGATACAGTGAAAAGTCATATCAAAAGCATTTATAGGAAAACTGCGGTCCGGGGCAAATCAGAACTCATAATAAAACTCAGAAATACCGCCCTTGTCCGCCGCTGA
- a CDS encoding trimeric intracellular cation channel family protein, producing the protein MIEYIMGQAAVAVFAITGVLGAVRKDRDILGLAVLGVITAIGGGTIRDTILNVTVFWVQDFKYIIVALTASVLIFFLLKISRINQARYRMLLYFDALGVAYFCIQAFEKTINLGYKFPVALAMAMITGMGGGVMRDVLTGRPNLLITKELYASPALLGIILYGVLRFFIPDSPLPAFTAISFIFVFRSLAIFFNLQMPSLLVNKRDHDS; encoded by the coding sequence ATGATTGAATATATAATGGGTCAGGCAGCGGTAGCCGTTTTTGCAATCACGGGAGTCCTGGGAGCCGTCAGAAAAGACAGAGACATCCTCGGCCTGGCCGTATTGGGAGTGATTACAGCCATCGGTGGCGGGACGATCAGAGACACAATATTAAATGTCACCGTATTCTGGGTTCAGGATTTCAAATATATAATCGTGGCCCTGACGGCATCGGTTCTTATATTTTTTCTTTTAAAAATATCCAGAATCAACCAGGCCCGTTACAGAATGCTCCTCTACTTTGATGCCCTGGGGGTTGCTTATTTTTGTATTCAGGCCTTCGAAAAAACAATCAATCTGGGATATAAATTTCCGGTGGCTCTGGCAATGGCCATGATCACAGGCATGGGGGGCGGTGTCATGAGAGACGTACTCACAGGAAGACCCAACCTGCTTATCACGAAAGAACTCTATGCTTCACCTGCTCTGCTGGGGATTATCCTTTATGGTGTATTAAGGTTTTTTATCCCGGATTCTCCCCTACCAGCCTTCACAGCCATATCTTTTATATTTGTATTTCGGTCATTGGCGATTTTCTTCAACCTCCAGATGCCCTCCTTATTAGTCAATAAACGGGATCATGATTCATGA
- the hrpA gene encoding ATP-dependent RNA helicase HrpA produces MSEPEKTSPRGKDIHHRKSSGINPLLIPLQKDLKKVRGCDFHALRRDLNRLENNKKLTEESQDLISLKRKILSSEEEKQRRLLRKPRYNWNPDLPISSRKDEIIQSIRDNQVIVLAGETGSGKTTQIPKFCMAAGRGIEGKIGCTQPRRIAALTVAERIAQELGEQPGQSVGYKIRFQDKDKATSTIKIMTDGILLAETQRDAFLNEYDTLIIDEAHERSLNIDFILGYLRQLLKKRKNLKLIITSATIDTKKFSQAFDNAPVIEVSGRTFPVELRYDDEDLSEEGSLAERAASAVQSLVSRDSRGDLLIFMPTEQDIRECCDILTGQQKSALILPLYARLSSSDQKKVFASSGSRKIIVSTNVAETSLTIPGIKYVIDTGMARLAQYYPSTGTFALPVIPVSRSSADQRKGRCGRVENGICIRLYTEEDFESRQEFTPAEILRTNLAEVILRMLSLRLGEPGDFPFIDPPTSTGISDGYKTLLELAAVENRGSGKNRAYALTPLGKTMASMPIDPRLARVILEASKERCLEEVLIIASSLNVHDPRERPQDKAGSADQAHAKFRHDESDFMTRLNIWRYFEKNYDTSKTGNLRKFCKENYMSFRRMREWQDIFRQLKLQLEGMGYKVKAYEGNEDNYFPSIHRSILSGFLSHIALKKEKVYYKATRNRELMIFPGSGLFGGQRAGVWIVCGEIVKTSKLFGRIIANIDSAWLEDLGAHLMTESYHSPVWSQDKGAVLAVRQKRLFGFIIAEGTVPYGPVNPGESTDLMIRGAFLEGAIRDRSNYPFLEKNINLIDSIVNMENKIRRRNLLVTDEELFLIYKERLGDQVYDLGLLEKLQREKGPDYLVISEEDLLKGQTDMNILAQFPDTLSIGNVDVSVEYNFEPGKDEDGVTLQIPVQDATRVQASQLDWAIPGLHRERVSALLKGLPKKTRKQLTPINSTVDEIEKKMKIQDDQRLTRALSEFLYKEWGINVPLSDWDENALPEHLKIRIAVTDEQGKVIETARDTEVLYKKHDASIDLKVLKNSRREWEQTNLRSWDFGTLPAEITKTGKKGVIYRLFPALKDCGDDSAAIVLLENKDEAADIHHKGVALMLRLSYTKEVRSFKQELSGIFPFTDGAAYFGGRKDLEKRICNRIFWEISSSGIRTEVEFLSLKKNTAPELYARAEIIYRQTSLIIDEFRGTRLYLSQAERKGRGKTYIEARRQELEELIPRNFIDRYPAERLVELIRYMKLIRLRAEKGILNPGKDLDRDTRFQRFWNRYQKIVAGLPEWISPERRAEVDSLWWYFQEYKIFLFAQEMKTKEKVSEERVEKRVENLQVML; encoded by the coding sequence ATGTCTGAACCCGAAAAAACATCCCCCCGGGGAAAAGATATTCATCACCGAAAATCCTCTGGGATCAATCCCCTGCTGATACCCCTGCAAAAAGATTTAAAGAAGGTCCGGGGCTGTGATTTTCATGCCTTGAGAAGGGATTTAAACCGCCTGGAAAATAATAAAAAACTCACAGAAGAGTCACAGGATCTAATCAGTCTGAAAAGAAAAATTCTCAGCTCTGAAGAAGAGAAACAAAGGCGGCTCCTCCGAAAACCCCGGTACAACTGGAATCCTGATCTTCCTATAAGCTCCCGGAAAGATGAAATCATTCAATCTATCAGAGATAATCAGGTCATTGTTCTGGCAGGTGAAACCGGGAGTGGAAAAACGACCCAGATTCCAAAATTCTGTATGGCCGCCGGCCGGGGCATTGAAGGCAAAATAGGATGTACCCAGCCCCGTAGAATTGCCGCCTTAACCGTTGCCGAGAGGATCGCTCAGGAACTGGGAGAACAACCCGGACAGAGCGTGGGATATAAAATTCGTTTTCAGGATAAGGACAAGGCGACAAGTACCATCAAAATCATGACAGACGGGATTCTATTGGCGGAAACCCAGCGGGATGCCTTCTTAAATGAATATGACACCCTGATTATTGACGAGGCTCATGAGCGCAGCCTGAACATAGACTTTATTCTGGGTTATCTCAGACAGCTTCTGAAAAAAAGAAAGAATTTAAAGCTTATTATTACTTCGGCGACCATTGATACAAAAAAGTTTTCACAGGCTTTCGACAATGCTCCGGTCATTGAGGTTTCCGGCAGGACCTTTCCTGTAGAACTCCGCTATGATGATGAAGACCTCAGTGAAGAGGGCTCTCTGGCCGAAAGAGCCGCGTCGGCGGTTCAATCCCTTGTTTCAAGAGACTCCAGAGGGGATCTTCTGATTTTTATGCCTACCGAGCAGGATATTCGGGAGTGCTGCGATATACTCACGGGGCAGCAGAAGAGTGCCCTCATACTGCCTTTGTACGCCCGTCTTTCCTCTTCGGATCAGAAAAAAGTATTTGCCTCATCGGGCAGCCGTAAAATAATCGTATCTACAAATGTGGCCGAAACATCCCTGACCATTCCCGGGATCAAATACGTCATTGATACGGGTATGGCTCGCCTGGCCCAGTATTATCCTTCTACGGGTACATTTGCCCTGCCGGTCATCCCCGTTTCCCGGAGTAGTGCGGATCAGAGGAAAGGCCGCTGCGGTCGTGTGGAAAATGGGATTTGTATCCGTCTCTATACTGAAGAGGATTTTGAAAGCCGTCAGGAGTTTACTCCTGCTGAGATTCTGAGAACCAATCTGGCCGAGGTCATTCTGAGAATGCTCTCTCTCCGATTGGGAGAGCCGGGAGATTTTCCCTTTATCGACCCCCCGACCTCCACAGGAATCAGTGACGGGTATAAAACACTCCTGGAGCTGGCAGCTGTTGAGAATAGAGGGAGTGGGAAAAACAGAGCCTACGCTCTGACTCCCCTTGGCAAAACAATGGCGTCCATGCCCATCGACCCCAGACTGGCCCGGGTCATACTGGAAGCCTCCAAAGAACGCTGCCTGGAAGAGGTTCTGATCATCGCGTCCTCCCTGAATGTTCATGATCCCCGGGAAAGGCCTCAGGATAAGGCTGGTTCGGCAGATCAGGCGCATGCCAAGTTCAGACACGATGAATCGGATTTTATGACCAGACTCAATATCTGGCGGTATTTTGAAAAAAACTATGACACCAGCAAGACGGGAAATCTCAGAAAATTCTGCAAAGAGAATTATATGTCTTTCAGGAGGATGAGGGAGTGGCAGGATATTTTCCGCCAGCTGAAACTCCAACTGGAGGGAATGGGATATAAAGTCAAAGCCTACGAGGGGAATGAAGACAACTATTTCCCCTCCATTCACAGGTCTATCCTCTCAGGATTTCTGTCTCATATTGCCTTGAAAAAGGAAAAGGTATACTACAAAGCCACCAGAAACAGGGAGCTCATGATCTTTCCCGGATCCGGTCTCTTCGGCGGTCAGAGGGCTGGAGTCTGGATTGTCTGCGGAGAGATTGTGAAAACCTCTAAACTCTTTGGCCGGATTATCGCTAATATTGATTCTGCCTGGCTGGAGGATCTGGGTGCCCATCTCATGACAGAGAGTTACCATAGTCCTGTCTGGTCACAGGATAAGGGGGCTGTACTGGCTGTGCGTCAGAAGAGGCTCTTCGGATTTATCATTGCCGAGGGGACCGTACCCTACGGTCCTGTCAATCCCGGCGAGTCTACGGATCTGATGATTCGGGGTGCTTTTCTGGAGGGTGCCATCAGGGACAGGTCTAACTACCCTTTCCTCGAGAAAAATATAAATCTTATAGATTCCATCGTTAATATGGAAAATAAAATCAGAAGGCGGAATCTTCTCGTTACCGATGAAGAGTTGTTTCTCATCTATAAGGAACGCCTGGGAGATCAGGTGTATGATCTGGGTCTTCTTGAGAAGCTTCAGAGAGAAAAAGGCCCTGACTATCTGGTTATCAGTGAAGAAGATCTGCTCAAGGGGCAGACGGATATGAATATTCTGGCCCAATTTCCGGACACTCTGAGCATCGGGAATGTGGATGTTTCGGTGGAATATAATTTTGAACCGGGAAAAGATGAGGACGGTGTCACCCTGCAGATTCCCGTTCAGGACGCTACAAGAGTTCAGGCCTCTCAGCTGGATTGGGCTATTCCAGGTCTTCACCGGGAACGGGTCAGTGCCCTCCTCAAGGGACTGCCAAAAAAAACAAGAAAACAGTTGACCCCCATTAACTCAACGGTTGATGAAATCGAAAAGAAAATGAAAATACAGGATGATCAGCGCCTGACCAGGGCCCTCAGTGAGTTTCTCTACAAGGAGTGGGGTATCAATGTTCCTCTGAGTGACTGGGATGAGAATGCCCTGCCGGAGCATCTGAAAATCAGAATTGCCGTGACGGATGAGCAGGGCAAGGTGATCGAAACGGCCCGTGATACTGAGGTCCTCTATAAAAAACATGATGCTTCCATAGATCTCAAAGTCTTGAAAAACAGCCGGAGAGAATGGGAACAGACAAATCTCCGATCCTGGGACTTTGGTACTCTCCCGGCAGAGATCACAAAAACCGGTAAAAAAGGAGTCATTTACAGACTTTTTCCGGCCTTGAAAGACTGCGGGGATGACAGTGCCGCCATTGTCCTGCTGGAGAATAAGGATGAAGCCGCCGATATTCATCATAAGGGTGTGGCTCTGATGCTGCGTCTGAGTTATACAAAAGAAGTCAGATCCTTTAAACAGGAACTTTCAGGGATTTTTCCCTTTACCGATGGAGCGGCGTATTTTGGCGGCCGGAAAGACCTGGAAAAAAGGATTTGTAATCGAATTTTTTGGGAGATCAGTTCATCCGGGATCAGAACAGAAGTTGAATTTCTGTCGTTGAAGAAAAACACGGCTCCTGAATTATATGCAAGGGCGGAGATCATCTATCGTCAAACCAGCCTGATTATCGATGAATTTAGAGGTACCCGGCTCTACCTTTCTCAAGCAGAAAGGAAGGGGCGGGGAAAAACATATATCGAGGCTAGAC
- a CDS encoding YbjQ family protein, giving the protein MILVNTEGISEKKLEMLGIVKGSTVQSRNVGKDIMSGLKTLVGGEITAYADMLDKARALATKRMVAEAEALNADGVVNIRYASSSVMQGSAEVMVYGTAVKFL; this is encoded by the coding sequence ATGATCTTAGTCAATACTGAAGGAATTTCTGAAAAAAAACTGGAAATGCTGGGAATTGTGAAGGGGAGTACCGTACAATCACGGAATGTTGGTAAGGATATAATGAGCGGCTTGAAAACCCTTGTTGGGGGTGAAATCACAGCTTATGCCGACATGCTGGATAAAGCCCGGGCTCTGGCTACCAAAAGAATGGTGGCAGAAGCGGAAGCGTTGAACGCCGATGGGGTTGTTAATATTCGCTATGCCTCCAGTTCGGTTATGCAGGGGTCTGCAGAAGTCATGGTCTATGGTACGGCCGTAAAATTTCTTTAA
- a CDS encoding nucleoside triphosphate pyrophosphatase: protein MKGAIHLASASPRRKLLLEQMGLRCTVIGVDVDEPMDQTWYALDLAKNLSERKMIACLNQRPELRDDAWILTADTLIVLGDEKIGKAYNREDAARILNLLQGRTHQVITAFSIYSPRSRTYVTEHESTDVTFSSMDSMEIDDYLDTGEWIGVAGAYRIQEQGGKYVSSLNGTYYNVMGLPINLIYGILRLLNFGN from the coding sequence ATGAAAGGAGCAATCCATCTGGCATCTGCCTCTCCCCGAAGAAAGCTCCTCCTGGAACAGATGGGTCTGAGATGTACAGTCATTGGCGTAGATGTTGATGAACCGATGGATCAGACTTGGTATGCCCTGGATCTGGCAAAAAATCTCTCGGAACGGAAAATGATAGCCTGCCTGAATCAGAGGCCGGAACTGAGGGATGATGCCTGGATATTAACGGCAGATACCCTGATTGTCCTGGGTGATGAAAAGATAGGAAAAGCATACAACCGGGAGGATGCCGCCAGGATATTGAATCTTCTTCAGGGCAGGACACACCAGGTCATCACAGCTTTCAGTATTTATTCCCCCCGGAGCAGGACCTATGTCACAGAGCATGAGAGTACAGACGTGACTTTCTCATCCATGGACTCCATGGAAATTGATGATTATCTCGATACAGGAGAATGGATTGGAGTCGCCGGAGCCTACCGGATACAAGAGCAGGGAGGGAAATATGTTTCTTCTCTTAATGGCACTTACTACAATGTTATGGGGTTGCCAATAAATCTAATCTATGGCATCTTAAGGCTGCTGAATTTCGGCAACTAA
- the rpsB gene encoding 30S ribosomal protein S2, with the protein MAVVTMKNLLESGVHFGHQTKRWDPRMKKFIFSQRNGIHIIDLQKTIVSIREAYDVVRKTVLDGKSVLFVGTKKQAQAAIAKEAERCDMFYVNNRWLGGMLTNFSTIKKSLHQLKKIEKMEVDGTFEQLTKKEVSKLLKEKGNLEKNLGGIKNMSELPGVIFIIDTKTEAIAVAEAKRMGIPIIAVVDTNCNPEGINYPIPGNDDAIRAISLFTQIIANAVVEADNEIGLEVIESLQEEEAEEEAVATEAPVAAEAPKAAEAPKAAKAPVEIKETETPVKAAKADDSDVVYTTD; encoded by the coding sequence ATGGCTGTAGTAACAATGAAGAACCTGCTCGAGTCAGGTGTACATTTTGGTCATCAGACCAAACGTTGGGATCCCAGAATGAAAAAATTTATTTTTTCACAAAGAAACGGGATTCATATTATCGACCTTCAAAAAACAATCGTTTCAATCCGTGAGGCTTATGACGTTGTTCGTAAAACCGTACTGGATGGAAAATCTGTTCTTTTTGTAGGTACGAAAAAACAGGCACAGGCTGCCATTGCCAAAGAAGCGGAACGCTGTGACATGTTTTATGTCAACAATCGCTGGCTCGGTGGAATGCTGACCAACTTTTCAACCATTAAAAAATCTCTTCATCAGCTCAAGAAAATTGAGAAAATGGAAGTTGACGGAACTTTTGAACAGCTGACCAAAAAGGAAGTTTCCAAGCTCCTGAAAGAAAAAGGAAATCTTGAAAAAAACCTTGGCGGAATCAAGAACATGTCTGAACTCCCCGGAGTGATTTTTATTATTGATACCAAGACAGAAGCCATTGCAGTGGCAGAAGCAAAAAGAATGGGCATTCCTATCATTGCAGTTGTTGATACAAACTGTAATCCTGAAGGAATCAACTACCCCATCCCCGGAAATGATGATGCAATCAGAGCGATTAGTCTTTTCACACAGATTATAGCCAATGCAGTCGTAGAAGCTGATAATGAAATCGGACTCGAAGTCATTGAAAGCCTTCAGGAAGAAGAAGCTGAAGAAGAAGCTGTAGCAACTGAAGCTCCTGTAGCAGCTGAAGCTCCTAAAGCAGCTGAAGCTCCTAAAGCAGCTAAAGCTCCTGTTGAAATCAAAGAAACAGAAACTCCTGTTAAAGCTGCCAAGGCTGATGACAGCGATGTTGTGTACACTACAGACTAA
- the uppS gene encoding polyprenyl diphosphate synthase, with protein MISQESCPSHVGIIMDGNGRWAKNRGQIRSVGHKEGLTAAKAIVKAASDMGLKNLSLYVFSTENWKRTEDEISFLMVLIKSYLKKEYQFYKDNSIRVVHSGDLERLPSDIQKELSSVMEQTSHFKGLTVNLLINYGGQDEIVRAVNRHIHENPDTDLTVDELQSHLDNPDLPPVDLLIRTGGEKRISNFLIWQTAYAELYFSQKLWPDWSAEDLREAVDSFKNRDRRFGGVKK; from the coding sequence ATGATTTCCCAGGAAAGCTGTCCTTCCCATGTAGGAATCATTATGGATGGAAACGGTCGTTGGGCTAAAAACCGGGGTCAGATCCGTTCTGTCGGTCATAAAGAAGGGCTGACTGCAGCCAAGGCAATCGTCAAGGCAGCGTCGGATATGGGTCTTAAAAACCTGTCACTCTATGTCTTTTCGACGGAAAACTGGAAAAGAACAGAAGATGAAATTTCATTTTTGATGGTTCTTATTAAAAGCTATCTGAAAAAAGAATACCAGTTCTACAAGGACAACTCAATCAGAGTGGTTCATAGTGGTGACCTGGAGAGGCTTCCTTCTGATATTCAAAAAGAGTTATCCTCAGTCATGGAACAGACTTCTCATTTCAAGGGTCTAACGGTGAACCTACTCATCAATTATGGCGGTCAGGATGAAATTGTCCGGGCAGTCAACAGGCATATCCATGAAAATCCCGACACAGACCTGACAGTGGATGAACTTCAATCTCATCTAGACAATCCAGATCTGCCACCGGTTGATCTTCTTATACGGACAGGTGGTGAAAAACGAATTAGCAACTTCCTTATCTGGCAGACGGCCTATGCGGAGTTATATTTCTCACAAAAACTCTGGCCGGACTGGTCTGCAGAAGATCTGCGGGAAGCAGTCGATTCATTTAAAAACCGGGACAGACGTTTCGGCGGAGTTAAAAAATGA